Proteins from a single region of Lentimicrobium sp. L6:
- a CDS encoding shikimate kinase, with translation MLIFIIGMMGSGKTSLGKKLARQLDYDFIDIDETIESEEGKTISELFDIWGEEEFRIQEHSHLKKIGKLENGVISTGGGLACYHDNMSLMNQLGETLFLYADSAFLASRLKQGKAGRPLIAELVDEELPGFVDALLKKRNPFYEQAKHIIPSKDLKVSDVLELFLSKGLSF, from the coding sequence ATGTTGATTTTTATAATTGGAATGATGGGGAGCGGTAAGACGAGCTTAGGAAAAAAACTAGCTCGTCAGCTGGATTATGATTTTATTGATATTGATGAAACCATCGAAAGTGAAGAAGGAAAGACCATTAGCGAACTGTTTGATATATGGGGAGAGGAAGAGTTTCGTATTCAAGAACATTCTCATCTAAAAAAGATTGGTAAACTTGAGAATGGTGTAATTAGTACAGGTGGTGGTTTGGCATGTTATCATGATAATATGAGTTTAATGAATCAGCTAGGCGAGACACTTTTTCTATATGCAGATAGTGCTTTTTTGGCCAGTCGCTTAAAACAAGGGAAAGCTGGTCGACCTCTAATTGCAGAGTTAGTTGATGAAGAACTTCCCGGTTTTGTGGATGCTTTATTAAAAAAAAGAAATCCTTTTTATGAGCAAGCAAAGCACATTATTCCCAGTAAAGATTTGAAGGTAAGTGATGTTTTAGAATTGTTTTTGTCTAAAGGATTATCCTTTTAG
- the rplI gene encoding 50S ribosomal protein L9, with the protein MDIILKKDVTNLGYTNDIVTVKSGYARNYLIPQGFAIAANDSNRKVLAENLKQKAYKEEKIRTVASDKAKLVEGLTVKIGAKAATTGKIFGSVNDIQLADAIKEQHNQEIDRKMITIEGDAVKEVGTYKATVKFYKDITAEISFEVIAE; encoded by the coding sequence ATGGATATTATATTAAAGAAAGACGTTACTAACTTGGGTTATACCAACGACATAGTAACTGTTAAATCAGGATACGCAAGAAACTATTTAATTCCTCAGGGATTTGCAATAGCTGCTAATGATAGCAATAGAAAAGTACTTGCCGAGAACTTAAAGCAAAAAGCATATAAAGAAGAGAAAATCAGAACAGTAGCTAGTGATAAAGCTAAGTTAGTGGAAGGTTTAACTGTTAAGATTGGAGCTAAGGCTGCAACAACAGGTAAAATCTTTGGTTCTGTTAATGACATTCAATTGGCTGATGCTATCAAAGAACAGCACAATCAAGAAATCGATCGTAAGATGATTACTATTGAAGGTGATGCTGTTAAAGAAGTTGGAACATACAAAGCCACTGTGAAATTCTATAAGGATATCACAGCTGAAATTAGTTTCGAAGTGATTGCAGAGTAA
- a CDS encoding bifunctional response regulator/alkaline phosphatase family protein has protein sequence MFLIERKNMGTKILWVDDEIDLLKPHIMFLEQKGYEVGTANDGSEALDLVDETDFDIVFLDENMPGLSGIETLERLKIKSPSLPIVMITKSEEESIMEEAIGSNIADYLIKPVKPNQILLCLKKNLDNRKIVSEKTTMAYQQQFQALSMEIGNRLNHKEWIEIYKKLVHWELSLSKSRDNGMDEVLKMQKDDANNQFSKFVMSEYEGWLSGNSSDAPVLSHTLMKKKVLPAVKDDKPTFLFIIDNLRYDQWKTIQPFFEELFRIEEEELYYSILPSTTQYARNALFSGLLPSEIEKKYPQYWLGEHDEGSKNQFESQLMGELLKRFGRQDKYSYHKVLNMSFGRKVVDSLPNLMNNDLNVIVYNFVDMLSHARTEMEIIRELADDEAAYRSLTVSWFEHSPLYDMFKYLSKKDVNVVITTDHGSIRVQNPVQVIGDKLTNTNLRYKVGKSLNYKAKDVYEVREPKDVFLPKTHINDGYIFAKTNDFFAYRNNFNHYANYYKNTFQHGGISMEELLIPIIRLRSK, from the coding sequence ATGTTTTTAATAGAAAGAAAAAATATGGGCACTAAAATATTATGGGTTGATGATGAGATAGATCTTTTGAAACCCCACATTATGTTCTTGGAACAAAAAGGTTATGAGGTTGGTACTGCTAATGATGGGAGTGAAGCGCTTGATTTGGTTGATGAAACGGATTTCGATATTGTATTTTTGGATGAAAATATGCCAGGGTTAAGTGGTATTGAAACTTTAGAGAGATTGAAAATAAAGTCACCTTCTTTACCAATTGTGATGATTACAAAAAGTGAAGAAGAATCTATCATGGAGGAGGCTATAGGATCAAATATCGCTGATTATTTGATAAAGCCCGTTAAGCCTAATCAAATTCTTCTTTGCTTAAAAAAGAACCTCGATAATAGAAAAATTGTTTCGGAGAAAACCACCATGGCTTATCAGCAGCAGTTTCAGGCTTTGAGTATGGAAATAGGTAATCGTTTAAATCATAAGGAGTGGATTGAGATTTACAAGAAATTGGTTCATTGGGAGCTGAGTTTGAGTAAATCGAGAGATAATGGTATGGATGAAGTGCTGAAAATGCAAAAGGACGACGCCAATAATCAGTTCTCAAAATTTGTGATGAGTGAATATGAAGGTTGGTTAAGTGGGAATAGTTCAGACGCACCTGTATTGTCGCATACTTTGATGAAGAAGAAAGTATTACCAGCTGTTAAAGATGATAAACCTACTTTCTTATTTATCATTGATAATTTAAGATATGATCAATGGAAAACCATTCAGCCCTTTTTTGAGGAACTTTTCCGAATTGAAGAAGAGGAACTGTATTATAGTATTCTCCCAAGTACGACTCAATATGCTCGTAATGCTTTGTTCTCTGGGTTATTACCTTCAGAAATAGAAAAGAAATATCCTCAATATTGGTTAGGAGAGCACGATGAGGGATCGAAAAACCAATTCGAATCTCAACTAATGGGCGAGTTGCTGAAGCGTTTTGGTAGACAGGACAAATACTCTTATCACAAAGTTCTCAATATGAGTTTTGGTCGAAAAGTGGTCGATTCACTTCCAAACTTAATGAATAATGACTTGAATGTGATTGTCTATAATTTTGTAGACATGCTTTCACATGCTCGAACCGAAATGGAAATCATCAGAGAACTTGCCGATGATGAAGCAGCTTACCGATCTTTAACGGTGAGTTGGTTTGAACATTCTCCATTATATGATATGTTTAAATACTTATCCAAAAAAGATGTAAATGTGGTCATAACAACAGATCATGGTAGTATTAGGGTTCAGAACCCGGTACAAGTCATTGGAGATAAACTAACCAATACCAATTTGAGATATAAAGTTGGAAAAAGTCTAAATTACAAAGCCAAAGATGTTTATGAAGTTAGAGAACCCAAGGATGTATTTCTCCCAAAGACACATATTAATGATGGATACATTTTTGCAAAGACAAATGATTTCTTTGCGTATCGTAATAATTTCAATCATTATGCTAATTACTATAAGAATACCTTCCAGCATGGTGGTATATCCATGGAGGAGTTATTGATTCCTATTATTCGTTTGCGAAGCAAATAA
- a CDS encoding RNA methyltransferase: MEISKSEIKLINAIKTSHGRKKHGVFLVEGPKMIEELLQSNFDIKLLIATDNWYLENNKIVNEPFARVVKSKDLERVSQLSTANQVLAVVNSPMSNELHIPNDELILVLDTIQDPGNLGTIIRTADWFGINTILCSKETTDAYSPKVVQSSMGSVFRKKIYYTELKTALSSNSHQLPIYGSLLQGENIYELSLNKKGFIVIGNESKGISKEIQKLITQAIYIPQADNSKAESLNASIATGIILSIFSK; the protein is encoded by the coding sequence ATGGAAATAAGTAAATCTGAGATAAAACTCATCAACGCTATTAAAACAAGTCATGGTAGAAAAAAACATGGCGTATTCTTAGTTGAGGGTCCAAAGATGATTGAGGAGCTTCTGCAATCAAATTTTGACATAAAACTGTTAATTGCTACTGATAATTGGTATCTTGAAAACAATAAAATAGTTAACGAGCCTTTTGCACGAGTGGTGAAGAGTAAAGACTTAGAAAGAGTGAGTCAATTATCTACTGCAAACCAAGTTTTGGCTGTCGTCAACTCTCCTATGAGTAACGAACTACATATACCAAATGACGAGCTGATTCTTGTACTTGATACCATACAAGATCCTGGTAATTTAGGTACAATAATCCGCACGGCAGACTGGTTCGGCATCAATACTATCCTTTGTTCAAAAGAAACAACAGATGCATACAGCCCCAAGGTAGTTCAGTCATCCATGGGTTCTGTATTTAGAAAAAAAATTTACTATACTGAATTAAAAACGGCATTATCATCCAACTCACATCAGCTACCAATTTATGGAAGCCTCCTTCAAGGTGAAAATATCTATGAATTATCTTTGAATAAAAAAGGATTTATCGTTATTGGAAACGAATCAAAAGGAATCTCCAAAGAAATTCAAAAGCTGATTACTCAAGCTATTTATATACCACAAGCCGATAATTCCAAAGCAGAATCACTAAATGCTTCTATTGCAACTGGCATCATTTTATCCATCTTTTCTAAATAA
- the murB gene encoding UDP-N-acetylmuramate dehydrogenase, producing MKQYQNSSLKNLHTFHTEVSAKKVTIFQTEEEAVEYFKQNSKCTKRLVIGEGSNLLFVKDFEGELLKIENKGFEIIETRAQWVWVKAAAGENWDDFVAWAVKNGFGGVENLSYIPGTVGASPVQNIGAYGVEVQNVFNSLEAIDLNNGHRVNFYLHELEFDYRYSIFKGPLKNKFLVTSVVFKLDRYPKVKLDYGNLREEALKTSNKSYADIKNVRQAVINIRKSKLPEHNEIGNAGSFFKNPIICNKEFDSIKALYPNIAHYPLENEQTKIAAAWLIENAGLKGYTIGDAGVHPNHALIIINKDKATGIEIAELSNHIQKTVFTKFKVQLEPEVIIL from the coding sequence ATGAAGCAATATCAAAACTCATCATTAAAGAATCTTCATACTTTTCACACAGAAGTATCCGCTAAAAAAGTCACTATTTTTCAAACTGAAGAAGAGGCTGTGGAGTATTTCAAACAAAATTCTAAATGCACTAAAAGATTAGTAATTGGAGAAGGAAGTAATTTGCTTTTCGTAAAAGATTTTGAAGGTGAATTATTAAAAATTGAAAACAAAGGTTTTGAAATTATTGAAACCAGAGCTCAATGGGTTTGGGTGAAAGCTGCGGCAGGTGAAAACTGGGACGATTTTGTGGCTTGGGCGGTAAAAAATGGTTTTGGAGGAGTTGAAAACCTCTCCTATATACCAGGAACAGTTGGAGCCTCGCCAGTGCAGAATATTGGAGCTTATGGAGTGGAAGTTCAAAATGTTTTTAATAGCCTAGAAGCAATAGATTTAAATAATGGACATAGGGTCAATTTCTATTTACATGAACTGGAGTTCGATTATCGATATAGTATTTTTAAAGGGCCACTAAAGAACAAATTCTTAGTGACATCAGTTGTTTTTAAACTCGACCGATACCCAAAAGTGAAACTGGACTATGGAAACCTCAGGGAGGAGGCTCTGAAAACAAGTAATAAGTCTTATGCAGATATTAAAAACGTAAGACAAGCTGTTATCAATATTAGAAAAAGTAAGTTACCTGAGCACAATGAGATTGGAAATGCAGGGAGTTTTTTCAAAAATCCAATTATCTGTAATAAAGAATTCGATTCTATTAAAGCATTGTATCCAAATATTGCGCATTATCCTTTAGAGAATGAGCAAACAAAGATTGCGGCAGCTTGGTTAATTGAAAATGCAGGTTTAAAAGGGTATACTATTGGTGATGCTGGAGTTCACCCTAATCATGCTTTGATAATAATAAACAAGGATAAGGCTACAGGTATAGAAATAGCAGAGCTTTCAAATCACATACAAAAGACAGTTTTTACAAAGTTCAAGGTACAATTAGAGCCAGAAGTGATAATCCTCTAG
- the rpsF gene encoding 30S ribosomal protein S6 produces the protein MLKQYETVFIMTPVLSEEQMKEAVNKYRDLLKSLGADVVHEEKWGLKKLAYPIQKKSTGFYHLFEYVVEGSQIREFEIATKRDEKMLRFLTVSLDKHAIAYNEKKRAQKKEKATEAAS, from the coding sequence ATGTTAAAACAGTACGAAACCGTTTTCATTATGACTCCCGTTTTATCTGAAGAACAGATGAAGGAAGCGGTAAACAAGTATCGTGACTTACTAAAAAGCCTAGGAGCTGATGTAGTACACGAAGAAAAATGGGGCTTGAAAAAGTTAGCCTATCCTATTCAAAAGAAATCAACAGGTTTCTATCACCTTTTCGAATATGTAGTAGAAGGTTCTCAAATTCGCGAATTCGAAATTGCTACAAAGCGCGACGAGAAAATGTTAAGATTCTTAACTGTATCTCTCGACAAACATGCTATTGCATATAATGAGAAGAAAAGAGCTCAGAAAAAAGAAAAGGCAACTGAAGCAGCTAGCTAA
- a CDS encoding tol-pal system YbgF family protein: MKASKTNLIQKKVLNELSEFELTDFNRLIESDSDFAKEYAMAKELMTYVGNEELLVFRGQLEKVSKSHKSKNSNKRLISLRRHWSYVASVAAVALILFGSYVFLNENSASDKLFDQYYNTDEVFLNTRSGSTHSNSVLEQGLVLFEDNKFEESIDYFEQLPTSVTALYYSGVAHMEIGEYEVAEFKFDQVISNYLNVFYDQAQWYKGLCLVKQNKKQEANVIFTMISQSNSYYKEQALELTKQMK, from the coding sequence ATGAAAGCGTCAAAAACAAATTTAATCCAAAAGAAAGTCCTGAATGAACTTTCGGAGTTTGAACTGACTGACTTTAATCGGTTAATAGAATCAGACTCTGATTTCGCAAAGGAATATGCGATGGCTAAAGAGTTGATGACTTATGTTGGTAATGAAGAATTGTTAGTTTTCAGGGGGCAATTAGAAAAAGTTAGTAAATCGCATAAAAGCAAAAACTCCAATAAAAGGTTGATTAGTTTAAGAAGACACTGGTCCTATGTGGCATCAGTTGCTGCTGTTGCCCTCATTTTATTTGGCAGCTATGTATTTCTAAATGAGAATTCAGCATCCGATAAATTATTTGATCAATATTATAATACTGATGAAGTGTTTTTAAATACTCGTAGTGGTTCTACGCATAGTAATAGTGTTTTAGAACAAGGCTTGGTATTGTTTGAAGATAATAAATTTGAGGAGTCAATAGATTATTTTGAACAGCTACCTACCAGTGTTACCGCTTTATATTATAGTGGGGTGGCACATATGGAAATAGGAGAGTACGAGGTTGCTGAGTTTAAGTTTGATCAGGTCATATCAAATTATTTAAATGTGTTTTATGACCAAGCGCAATGGTATAAAGGCTTGTGCTTGGTAAAACAAAATAAGAAACAGGAGGCCAATGTGATATTTACCATGATTTCGCAATCAAATAGTTATTATAAAGAACAAGCTTTAGAATTAACAAAGCAAATGAAATAA
- a CDS encoding endonuclease, producing the protein MSNIKQIIRIILFIQAIFLNGFVFSQEELDRHPQDSLRMMFYNVENLFDPFDDSLTSDEEFTEEGAKHWSWYKYQDKLSNIYKTIVAVGNPYPPAIIGLCEIENRFVLNQLVYKTPFSKFDYRIVHEESPDRRGIDVGLLFDPKRAELIYHEAVRIDFHFSPQTKTRDILYVKLRIFNEDTIHIFVNHWPSRWGGQMASAPKRNYVADILRVKIDSIFNEELTPSIFVMGDFNDEPEDESLRLHLEAGSPEGSSRMVNVMLPLVNDKSKGTHKYQANWGILDQFIVSKFLLLSNNQLQINLHQNPIFAEPYLLEKDEKFLGLKPNRTFIGYKYHGGFSDHLPIFLDLYKMQ; encoded by the coding sequence ATGTCAAATATAAAACAAATAATAAGGATAATACTTTTTATCCAGGCTATTTTTTTAAATGGCTTTGTATTTTCTCAAGAGGAATTAGATAGGCATCCTCAAGATAGTTTAAGAATGATGTTTTATAATGTTGAGAATCTATTCGACCCTTTTGACGATAGTTTAACGAGTGATGAAGAGTTTACAGAGGAAGGGGCGAAGCATTGGTCTTGGTATAAGTATCAAGATAAACTCAGTAATATTTATAAAACAATAGTAGCTGTTGGAAATCCATACCCGCCTGCAATTATCGGCTTATGCGAGATAGAAAATCGGTTTGTATTGAACCAATTGGTTTACAAGACTCCGTTTTCAAAATTTGATTATAGAATTGTTCATGAAGAAAGCCCTGATAGAAGAGGTATTGATGTTGGTTTATTATTCGATCCTAAGCGTGCAGAATTGATTTATCATGAAGCCGTTCGGATTGATTTTCATTTTTCTCCACAAACAAAGACTCGTGATATTCTTTATGTTAAGCTTAGAATATTTAATGAAGATACAATTCATATTTTTGTTAATCACTGGCCTAGTAGATGGGGAGGTCAAATGGCATCGGCTCCAAAACGAAATTATGTGGCCGATATCTTAAGGGTGAAAATAGATTCCATATTTAATGAAGAATTAACACCTTCTATTTTTGTGATGGGGGATTTTAATGATGAACCTGAAGATGAAAGTTTAAGGCTTCATTTAGAGGCTGGTAGCCCTGAGGGTTCTTCAAGAATGGTGAATGTAATGTTGCCTTTAGTAAATGATAAATCAAAAGGAACTCATAAATATCAAGCCAATTGGGGAATTTTAGATCAATTTATTGTCTCAAAGTTCTTACTTTTGTCCAATAACCAATTACAAATTAACCTCCATCAAAATCCCATTTTTGCTGAGCCATATCTTTTAGAAAAAGATGAAAAGTTTTTAGGATTAAAACCGAATCGAACTTTTATAGGGTATAAATATCATGGAGGATTTAGTGATCATTTGCCTATATTTTTGGATCTGTATAAGATGCAGTAA
- a CDS encoding HD domain-containing protein — MNTNKLKIFNDPIYGFIQISDESIYDIIEHPYFQRLRRINQLGLTYMVYPGAIHTRFQHSMGAMNLMKSTLLSLKDKGINISTEEVLAAQQAILLHDIGHGPFSHTLERHLLYRTSHEKVGSLLLEAINKDLGGILDTAIAINKNSYHKKFLHQLVSSQLDMDRLDYLKRDSYFTGVSEGVIGTDRLIKMLNVIDDQLVVEAKGIYSVEKFLVARRIMYWQVYLHKTVLSAEQLLIEIIKRARVLSKTDSRISSSPELNLFLRNKIDAEQLIEKDLLSKFASIDDFDIMFAIKEWSKHKDKTLSLLCKNILERHIPKVIIQKEKFDQNAIQKLKKKVAKTYEISIDEAAHFVYSGIASNRAYNQKADKIFIQEKNRTLVDITTASDNFNIRSLSAPVSKFYLCYPKEFHIGDTKI, encoded by the coding sequence ATGAATACAAACAAGCTTAAAATATTTAACGATCCAATATATGGCTTTATCCAAATAAGTGATGAATCTATTTATGATATTATAGAGCACCCCTATTTTCAAAGGTTAAGAAGAATAAATCAGTTGGGATTAACTTATATGGTCTACCCTGGTGCAATTCATACTCGTTTCCAGCATAGTATGGGAGCAATGAATCTGATGAAAAGCACCTTACTAAGTTTGAAAGATAAAGGAATCAACATTAGCACCGAGGAGGTGTTAGCTGCTCAACAAGCCATTCTTCTGCATGATATTGGTCATGGGCCTTTCTCCCATACTCTAGAGCGCCACCTATTATACCGAACCAGCCACGAAAAAGTAGGTTCCTTGTTATTAGAAGCCATTAATAAGGATCTCGGTGGCATATTAGATACGGCCATCGCTATTAATAAAAACTCCTATCATAAGAAGTTCCTTCATCAATTGGTCAGTAGTCAATTAGATATGGATAGGCTCGACTATTTAAAAAGAGATAGTTATTTCACTGGTGTAAGTGAAGGAGTTATTGGAACCGATAGGCTAATCAAAATGCTCAATGTTATAGATGACCAATTAGTGGTAGAGGCCAAAGGGATATATTCTGTAGAAAAGTTCTTGGTCGCTAGAAGAATCATGTATTGGCAAGTATACTTACATAAAACTGTTCTCAGTGCTGAACAACTGTTGATTGAAATAATTAAAAGAGCAAGAGTTTTATCAAAAACCGATTCTAGAATCAGTTCTAGTCCAGAATTAAATCTTTTTCTTAGAAATAAGATAGATGCTGAACAATTAATAGAAAAGGATTTATTATCCAAATTTGCCAGCATTGATGACTTTGATATTATGTTCGCCATTAAAGAATGGTCCAAACATAAAGATAAAACACTAAGTTTATTATGTAAAAACATTTTAGAAAGACATATTCCAAAGGTTATTATCCAGAAAGAAAAATTCGACCAAAATGCTATTCAAAAGTTAAAGAAAAAAGTAGCTAAAACTTATGAAATAAGCATAGATGAGGCCGCTCATTTCGTATATAGCGGTATTGCTAGCAATAGAGCTTACAACCAAAAGGCGGATAAAATTTTCATTCAAGAAAAAAACAGAACACTGGTAGACATCACAACAGCCTCTGACAACTTCAATATCAGAAGCTTATCGGCTCCTGTTAGTAAGTTCTATTTATGCTATCCCAAAGAATTCCATATTGGAGACACTAAGATTTAG
- a CDS encoding alanine dehydrogenase has protein sequence MVSEEGLINISSQLLPKEEMLEVGHQKSNISIGVLSETEEGENRVCLTPESVGLLVELGHKVLVQSNAGLKSGHSNVDYSEQGAEIIETTEEVMEAQILLKVSPLSPKERSLIRKNQLLVTSLQLFNQKREYFADFIEKKATAIAFERIKDSTKAYPLIRSMSEIVGSAGVQIAAHYLSHPDYGNGTMLGGVPGLKPAEIVIIGAGTVSEYAARSAIGMGAQVKIFDNSIYKLRRIQNNLKQNIFTSTIQPQVLMKALKDADVAIGALRVKETGSHYMVPSYMVENMRKGSVIMDISIDQGGAFETSRPTCHKDPVYQKFGVTHYGVPNIASRVAYTASNALSNFFTPLLLEMADAGGVSQYLKRNAGIRNGVYVFNGIITNNRVGKKFGFNYRDLDLLLAVLH, from the coding sequence ATGGTTTCTGAAGAAGGATTGATAAATATTTCATCGCAATTACTACCCAAAGAAGAGATGCTAGAAGTTGGGCACCAAAAATCAAATATTAGTATTGGCGTGCTTAGCGAAACAGAGGAGGGTGAGAATAGAGTTTGTCTGACACCAGAATCAGTAGGTCTATTGGTGGAACTAGGTCATAAAGTACTGGTTCAATCCAATGCTGGTCTTAAATCAGGCCATTCTAACGTGGATTATTCTGAGCAGGGAGCCGAAATTATAGAAACAACAGAAGAGGTAATGGAGGCTCAAATTCTTCTAAAAGTAAGTCCATTATCCCCAAAAGAGAGAAGCCTGATTCGAAAGAATCAATTATTGGTTACATCCCTTCAATTATTTAATCAGAAAAGAGAGTATTTTGCCGATTTTATTGAGAAAAAAGCTACAGCTATTGCCTTTGAGAGAATAAAAGACAGCACCAAGGCGTATCCTCTCATTCGTTCCATGAGCGAAATTGTAGGAAGTGCTGGAGTTCAAATTGCAGCTCATTATTTATCTCATCCAGATTATGGAAATGGTACTATGCTTGGGGGGGTTCCTGGTTTAAAACCTGCCGAAATCGTTATTATTGGTGCAGGAACTGTTAGTGAATATGCCGCTCGTTCCGCCATTGGAATGGGGGCTCAGGTAAAGATTTTTGATAATTCCATTTATAAACTTCGGAGGATTCAGAACAATCTAAAGCAGAATATATTTACATCAACTATACAGCCTCAGGTTTTAATGAAGGCTTTAAAGGATGCGGATGTAGCCATAGGAGCACTACGTGTAAAAGAGACTGGAAGTCATTATATGGTTCCAAGCTATATGGTAGAGAATATGAGAAAAGGCTCTGTCATAATGGATATTAGTATAGACCAAGGTGGGGCTTTCGAAACTTCTCGTCCAACTTGTCACAAAGATCCCGTTTATCAAAAGTTTGGAGTTACACATTATGGAGTACCAAATATTGCCTCTCGTGTGGCCTATACAGCTTCTAATGCCCTCTCTAACTTTTTTACTCCTTTATTACTAGAAATGGCTGATGCAGGAGGGGTTTCCCAGTATTTAAAGCGAAATGCAGGAATTAGAAATGGTGTTTATGTCTTTAATGGTATTATAACTAATAATAGGGTTGGGAAAAAATTTGGCTTTAATTACCGCGATTTAGATTTATTATTGGCAGTATTACATTAG
- a CDS encoding RNA polymerase sigma factor → MKKEKYTTNEILDGIKSGNNIILQFIYQSYFDSIKTLVLSKRGNEDLAYDIFQDSLVVIYKKLKTEEFQILKSSFFTYFYSVCRITLFKYYSTGSKDALPLADNLKDLEFISSDFEEEERLAVEGIKEQLFQKYIDLIPDSCMKILKLVMAGFKAAEIANKLNLSSDAYIRKRKKICLETLIEMIKKDPKSRELL, encoded by the coding sequence GTGAAGAAAGAGAAATATACAACAAATGAGATCCTAGATGGAATAAAAAGTGGTAATAATATTATACTTCAATTTATCTATCAAAGTTATTTCGATTCGATTAAAACCTTGGTTTTGTCGAAAAGAGGGAATGAAGATCTTGCTTATGATATTTTTCAAGATTCTCTTGTAGTTATCTACAAGAAACTAAAAACTGAAGAGTTTCAAATATTAAAAAGTTCTTTCTTTACTTATTTCTATTCGGTTTGTAGAATTACGCTATTTAAGTACTACTCTACAGGTTCGAAAGATGCATTGCCTCTTGCAGATAATTTAAAAGATTTGGAATTTATTTCTAGTGATTTTGAAGAAGAGGAAAGGTTGGCGGTTGAAGGAATAAAAGAGCAATTATTCCAAAAATATATCGATCTAATTCCTGACTCTTGTATGAAAATACTCAAATTGGTAATGGCCGGATTTAAAGCTGCTGAAATTGCCAATAAACTAAATTTATCCAGCGATGCTTATATAAGAAAAAGAAAGAAGATCTGTCTCGAGACTCTGATTGAAATGATTAAAAAAGATCCTAAATCAAGAGAATTATTATGA
- the rpsR gene encoding 30S ribosomal protein S18 — translation MAQNSEIKYLTPIAVDTKKKKYCRFKKSGIKYIDYKDANFLLKFVNEQGKILPRRLTGTSTKYQKKVAQAVKRARHLALMPYVGDLLK, via the coding sequence ATGGCACAAAATAGTGAAATAAAATATTTGACCCCAATAGCGGTTGATACAAAGAAGAAAAAATACTGTCGTTTCAAGAAAAGCGGTATTAAGTATATCGATTACAAAGACGCCAACTTCCTTTTGAAATTTGTGAATGAACAAGGAAAAATTCTTCCTCGTCGTTTAACAGGTACTTCAACTAAATATCAAAAGAAAGTAGCTCAAGCAGTGAAAAGAGCTCGTCATTTGGCTTTAATGCCTTACGTAGGTGATTTATTAAAATAA
- the tsaE gene encoding tRNA (adenosine(37)-N6)-threonylcarbamoyltransferase complex ATPase subunit type 1 TsaE, producing MSKYEFKAEGPSDLSKIAQSLIKSLGEHKIVAFKGEMGAGKTTFIKAICEFLQVDGIVNSPTFSIINQYDTLKGDIVFHFDFYRLETYQEALDIGIYDYLESGNLCLMEWPEKVEKLLPEECVYLKIKEDELTGDRIIKWEV from the coding sequence ATGTCAAAATATGAATTCAAAGCTGAAGGTCCTTCGGATCTTTCAAAGATAGCTCAAAGCCTAATAAAATCGCTTGGAGAGCATAAGATAGTTGCTTTTAAAGGCGAAATGGGAGCGGGAAAAACCACATTCATCAAAGCCATTTGTGAGTTCTTACAAGTAGATGGGATCGTTAATAGTCCAACATTTTCTATTATTAATCAATATGATACCTTAAAAGGGGATATTGTTTTTCATTTTGATTTTTATCGTTTGGAAACTTATCAGGAGGCCCTAGATATTGGTATTTACGATTATTTGGAGAGCGGAAATCTATGTTTGATGGAGTGGCCGGAAAAAGTGGAGAAACTTTTACCTGAAGAATGCGTATATTTGAAAATTAAGGAAGATGAGCTAACCGGAGATAGAATAATTAAATGGGAAGTTTAA
- a CDS encoding (2Fe-2S)-binding protein has product MEDNIICNCMSVSEHEIVHAIEKQDAVTLQDIEDITGAMSGCGSCTEEVEDILQRELEK; this is encoded by the coding sequence ATGGAAGACAATATCATTTGCAATTGTATGAGCGTTAGCGAGCATGAAATCGTTCACGCTATAGAGAAACAGGATGCAGTGACCCTGCAAGATATAGAGGATATAACAGGAGCCATGTCTGGTTGTGGTTCATGTACTGAAGAGGTTGAAGATATCTTACAAAGAGAATTAGAAAAATAA